Below is a window of Halolamina sp. CBA1230 DNA.
CCTCGTGATCCTCGTCGACGGCCATCGCGTGGAGCGTTCCGGGGTCCGGCTCGTCGGCCGAACTGGCGCCGACGAGGAGGTTGTCGACCGCCTGGTTCGAGTGGGCACAGGCGAGCACGCGCTGACCGTCCGCGACGGCCTGCTGGACGATTGCCATCAGGGTCCGGGTCTTGCCCGTCCCCGGCGGCCCGTGGATGCAGTAGACGTCCCGTGCCCGGAGCGCGCGCGAGGCGGCGAGCGCCTGGAACTCGTTGAGTTCGAGGTCGGTGTCCAGATCGGCGGTGAACTCGGGCGCAAAGCCCAGCGTGCGCTGGCCGGTGAGCACCGCCCACTTCTCGGGGGTCGAGCGGACAGCCTCGATCCCGGCGCGCTCGCGGTCGTAGGGGACGCCGTTCAGCAGTGCGAGCACCGAGAACACCGCGCGGTCGTCGTCGAAGAAGCGCCGGAGTTCGGACTCGTCGGAGGTCCGATCGTCGAAGAAGGAGAGCCCGACCGCGCCGTCGTCGACGGTCGCGACACGGGCCTCGATCGGGAACGGCGTCTCCTCGCGGTCGATCCACACCGTCGAGGCGTCGGGGTTGGGGAGCACGAGCACCTCCGAGTCGGGGTAGATCCCGTGCTCGCCGGGGATGTCGATCCGCCGCTGGTCGTCGTCCTCGGGGATGGCGAACACGTGGACGGTGCCGTGGGACTGGGTGACCCGCCGCCCGGTGTAGATCGTCTCCTCGATGCCGCCCTCGGTCCGGCAGACGTGGCGATAGCCGCGTTCGGCCAGCGTCTCCCGGGTGTCCTCGCGGTCCTGCTCCCGGAGCGTCTCGACGGAGTCGACGAGCTCGTCCGCGAACGCCGCGCGCTCGTCAGCGTCCATCGTGTGGACGGGCTCGGCACGAACCGCCGTCTGGGTTCCCGACTCGGTCGCGTACGCCGGCGGCGGCGACGGCTCGTAGGCGTCGGTCCAGAAGCGGAGCCGCCAGCCAACCGTCGTGCCGCCGATGGCGCTGGGGTCCAGCCGGGCCGGCCCGTCCTTCCGGGTGTCGTGGTAGACGTACACGGGTGCGAGCCCGCTGGGGCGGTACTCGACGTACTCGCCGGTGAGTTCCGCGGAGTCAGCCCCGTGTAGCGGGAGCAGCACCGTCCCGTCGTTGGTCACCAGCGAGTCGTACGCTTCGAGGCGTTCGCGGGCGGCCGCGACGGAGGGTTCGTCGACGCCGGCGGGCAACGGGTCGGTTCCGGCGGTCGCGAGCAGGGAGGGGTCGTCGAGGGCGAGGAACGCGGAGACGGCCGCATCGAGGAGATCCGACATTCGTGTCGGACTGCGTCGGCATCGGTGAAAAACTATCCGTCGACGGTGACGGCTCCCGCGAACGCTCGCGAGCCGTGATTGGCTACTCGCACAGTCACGGCAACACGCTCGGTGTTCGCGACACGGAGGTCACGAACGCTCGCGAGCCGTGATTGGCTACTCGCACAGTCACGGCAATGCGCTCCGTCGCCGAGGCACAAAGGCCTCGGCAGGTCACGAGCCGCGATTCGGCTTTCACACAGTCACGGCAACACGCTCCGAGGCGACGACACGGAGGTCGTCGCCGGTCACGAGCCGTGACTGGCTAGCTGTCCGCGAACGCGCCCGCCACCAACAGCGGGAACACGAGCGTCGCCTCGGCCTGCACCTGCGTGTAGTTGGTCTCCTCCTCTTTGATCTTCCCCCACGAGACCGCTTCGTTCGGCGGCGCGCCCGACAGCGAGCCGTCGCCCTCCATCCCCGTGGAGATGTAGACGGCGTAGTCGGCGCCGCCGCGGAACAGGTTCGTCATGATCGCGTGGTGTTTGGGGACGCCGCCGCCGACGACCAGCAGCCCCGTGGTGTCCGCAAGCATCCCGTTCTCGATCAGGTCGTCGTAGTCGGCCATGATCTCGATGCCGATGTCGGTGTCGTGCTTCTTGCGGTAGTAGTAGAGGAAGTTCCCGACCTCGGCGTCGTTGAGCGCGGGGCAGTACACCGGCACGTCGTTGTCCGCGGCCTGCTTCAGCACGGAGTCGGGGTCGGAGAGCGTCTCGCCGAGTTCGCGGGAGAACGCCGTCGGCGTGCGGACCTTCTCCTCGGCGAAGAAGTCGTCGAAGAAGTCGTAGAGGTACTCCTCGAGCCAGACGTAGCGGTCCGAGGGGACGTAGATGTTGCCGAGGCGGTTGATCCCCTCCTCGCGGAGTTCGGCCTCGTCGGCGTCCCACTCGCCCATCTTGAACGGTTTCGCGGTCTTGATCACGTCCTCGGCGATCGAGCCCGAGGTGGTGATGATCACGTCGACGAACCCCTCGCGCACGAGGTAGGCGACGACCTCACGCAGCCCCGAGGAGATGATGTTCGAAGTGAGCGTGAGGTAGATCTTCGCGTCCTCTTCGCGCATCTGTTTCGCGATGTCGACGGCTTCGGCGAGGTGGGTCGCCTGGAACCCCGTGGTCGCGTACGCCTCGAGCATCTCGCCGAGGTCGAACTCCCCGCGGAAGTCGTACCCCCGGACCGGCTCGCCGCCGGGCTCGGTGTCGCTGCCCGGAACGACGTGTTCGTGGCTCTCCTGCTCGTCCATATCGGCGGTAGCCGGGGGTGCCCCTTGAACTGCGTGGGTTGGCCCGGCGAGCGCGTCGCTACGGACGTCGAGCCCGACTGCCGCGAAGCGAAGGCCGAAAAGCGCCGTCGGCGTACGACCGGTGTGTCTCTCCCGATCCGTCGATTCCGTCCCGCCGACCGCGACGCCGTCGACGAAACCATCGAGGCTGCCCTCCGTTCCGCCGACGCCTACTTCGAGGACGTGCCCGAACTCGAGGACGACGACATCCTCGCCGAGTACGTCGATGCCGGCGGCGAGTTCCTCGTCGGCGAGCGCGAGGGGGAGATCGTCGCGACCGGCGCGTTCCGCCCGCCGAAGGGGATCGTCACGGAGTTCGTCGACGCCGAGGGCGCGGCCGAACTCAAACGGATGCACGTCCACCCCGACCACCACCGTGAGGGGATCGGGCAGGCGATGTACGACGAGCTCGAAGCCCGGGCCCGCGAGCGCGGGTTCGCGCGGTTCACCCTCGCGACGACCGGCCGACAGGAGCCGGCCCACGCGTTCTACGAGAGCAACGGCTTCGAGCGCGTCGGGTCGACGAGCGAGAACGTGGCGGGGACCAACCTCGCGATCCTGATCTTCGAGAAGACGCTGAACTGACCCGCCGATCGGGAGCAGGCGAATCAGGCTGCGGCAGGCGGTATCTTGATGGCATCGCTGGTCGTTCCTCCACGGAATGCCCGCCATCCGGACCGACGGTCTGACGAAGTACTACGGTGACGTCCGGGGGATCGAGGACCTCAGCCTCTCGGTCGAGGAGGGGGAGGTGTTCGGCTTCCTCGGCCCCAACGGCGCCGGGAAGACCACCGCCATCCGGACGCTGATGGGGTTCCAGTCACCCACCAGTGGGTCGGCGACGGTGCTCGACGCGGACGTGACCGACGCCGAAGCGCTACGGGAGGCCCGCGCCCGCGTGGGCTACCTCCCGAGCGAACCCGGCTTCGACGAGCGCGTCACCGGGCGACGGCTGCTCGAGTACCACGGGTCGCTCCGCGGGGACGTCCGGAGCGACGAACTGCTCGAACTGTTCGACCCGCCGCTGGATCGCCCGGTCGGCGACTACTCCCGCGGGAACCGCCAGATGCTCACCATCGTGCTCGCGTTCATGCACGACCCCGACCTGCTGATCATGGACGAACCCACCTCGGGGCTGGACCCGCTGAAACAGGAGACGTTCCTGGAGTTCGTCCGCAACGAGCGCGAGCGCGGCACGACCTTCTTCTTCTCCTCGCACGTGCTGAGCGAGGTCCGGAAAGTCTGTGATCGCGTCGGGATCATCCGGAACGGCCGGCTCGTCGAAGTCGCCACGGTCGACGACCTGCTGGACCGCAGCGGCAAGCAGGTCCGGGTCACGCTCGGTGACAGCGTCGACGGCGCGGCGTTCGACCTCCCCGGCGCCCACGACGTGACCGTCGGCGGTCGAACCCGGAAGAAGGGCGAAAATCGTGGGGACGCCGGCCGCGAGGACGGCGTCACGACCGTCTCGTTCACGTACACCGGCGGGTACGAACCGCTGCTCCGGCGACTGCTCGAACACGACCTGCGGGACCTCTCCATCGAGGAAGCGCCGCTGGAGGACGTGTTCATGCGGTTCTACGACGAGGATCGACACACTGCGTCGGAAAACGGCGAGGGCGAACGCGACGGAGACGAGTCCGGCGAGGGGACCGAGGATGCTTGAGACCGCGCGCTACGAAACCGAGAAGCGCCTGCTCGGGTCACTCGCGCTCGCCGGCGGGCTCGCGGCGTTCGCGGCGATGATGACGCTGATCGCCCCGGGCCTGCTCGGCGAGGTCGACATGGTCGCGCTGGCCGAACAGCTCCCCCCAGCGTTCGTCGCGGCGTTCGATCTCGAGAAGATGGGCACGATCGAGGGGTTCCTCGCGATCGAACTCTACCAGTTCCTCTGGCTGATCGGCCTCGGCGCGTACGTCGCCTACAGCGCCGGCGGGGCGATCGCGGGCGACGTCGAGACCGGCCGGATGGACACGCTGCTCGCGGCGCCGATCTCCCGCCAGCGGCTGCTGGCCGAGAACTACCTCGCCCTCCTGACGCCGATCCTGCTCGCCAACGTCGCGGTGTTCGCGACGGTGTTCGCCGCCACGCGGTTCGTCGGCGAGCCGATCGCGACGGCGGATCTCGTCGCCGTCCACGCGCTCTCGGTCCCGTACTTCCTCTGCTGTGGCGCGTTCGGCACGCTCGCGTCGGTGACGGCACCGGGACGGCTCGTCGCGGAGGGGGTCGCCGCCGGCGGCGTCGTCGGAACGTTCCTGCTCGAGACGATCGCGACGAGCAGCGACCTCGACTGGCTTGGCGCGGTCGCGCCGATGCGGTACTACGATCCGACCGCGATCCTCACCGCGAGCGAGTACGATCT
It encodes the following:
- a CDS encoding AAA domain-containing protein, which codes for MSDLLDAAVSAFLALDDPSLLATAGTDPLPAGVDEPSVAAARERLEAYDSLVTNDGTVLLPLHGADSAELTGEYVEYRPSGLAPVYVYHDTRKDGPARLDPSAIGGTTVGWRLRFWTDAYEPSPPPAYATESGTQTAVRAEPVHTMDADERAAFADELVDSVETLREQDREDTRETLAERGYRHVCRTEGGIEETIYTGRRVTQSHGTVHVFAIPEDDDQRRIDIPGEHGIYPDSEVLVLPNPDASTVWIDREETPFPIEARVATVDDGAVGLSFFDDRTSDESELRRFFDDDRAVFSVLALLNGVPYDRERAGIEAVRSTPEKWAVLTGQRTLGFAPEFTADLDTDLELNEFQALAASRALRARDVYCIHGPPGTGKTRTLMAIVQQAVADGQRVLACAHSNQAVDNLLVGASSADEPDPGTLHAMAVDEDHEEVEIRRVGHPESDLVADRYTDGPVAEANVVGATTSMASQFEVDEFDIAVLDEATQASIPASTIPYACADRLVLAGDHKQLSPFASDELERREAEVSLFEHLLETYDDGVRTMLRRQYRMHEAIVDFPNGAFYGGRLETADRNRDWTIDDLDPLVAYDVAGGEERTAGSSYRNPTEADIVADEVARLRERGLSQSDIGVITPYSGQINCIENALADRDVSTRGVKVNTVDSFQGSEREAVVLSLVRSNDRGSSGFLTFGDEGERRFNVSLTRAKRRLVVVGDFETLGTVADHRDPGESCADVYADLRAQLPTRPGPPTTDGR
- a CDS encoding deoxyhypusine synthase, with the protein product MDEQESHEHVVPGSDTEPGGEPVRGYDFRGEFDLGEMLEAYATTGFQATHLAEAVDIAKQMREEDAKIYLTLTSNIISSGLREVVAYLVREGFVDVIITTSGSIAEDVIKTAKPFKMGEWDADEAELREEGINRLGNIYVPSDRYVWLEEYLYDFFDDFFAEEKVRTPTAFSRELGETLSDPDSVLKQAADNDVPVYCPALNDAEVGNFLYYYRKKHDTDIGIEIMADYDDLIENGMLADTTGLLVVGGGVPKHHAIMTNLFRGGADYAVYISTGMEGDGSLSGAPPNEAVSWGKIKEEETNYTQVQAEATLVFPLLVAGAFADS
- a CDS encoding GNAT family N-acetyltransferase translates to MSLPIRRFRPADRDAVDETIEAALRSADAYFEDVPELEDDDILAEYVDAGGEFLVGEREGEIVATGAFRPPKGIVTEFVDAEGAAELKRMHVHPDHHREGIGQAMYDELEARARERGFARFTLATTGRQEPAHAFYESNGFERVGSTSENVAGTNLAILIFEKTLN
- a CDS encoding ABC transporter ATP-binding protein, giving the protein MPAIRTDGLTKYYGDVRGIEDLSLSVEEGEVFGFLGPNGAGKTTAIRTLMGFQSPTSGSATVLDADVTDAEALREARARVGYLPSEPGFDERVTGRRLLEYHGSLRGDVRSDELLELFDPPLDRPVGDYSRGNRQMLTIVLAFMHDPDLLIMDEPTSGLDPLKQETFLEFVRNERERGTTFFFSSHVLSEVRKVCDRVGIIRNGRLVEVATVDDLLDRSGKQVRVTLGDSVDGAAFDLPGAHDVTVGGRTRKKGENRGDAGREDGVTTVSFTYTGGYEPLLRRLLEHDLRDLSIEEAPLEDVFMRFYDEDRHTASENGEGERDGDESGEGTEDA
- a CDS encoding ABC transporter permease subunit, with product MLETARYETEKRLLGSLALAGGLAAFAAMMTLIAPGLLGEVDMVALAEQLPPAFVAAFDLEKMGTIEGFLAIELYQFLWLIGLGAYVAYSAGGAIAGDVETGRMDTLLAAPISRQRLLAENYLALLTPILLANVAVFATVFAATRFVGEPIATADLVAVHALSVPYFLCCGAFGTLASVTAPGRLVAEGVAAGGVVGTFLLETIATSSDLDWLGAVAPMRYYDPTAILTASEYDLAGAGILLAATAVLLAVSALWFREVDIS